Within Sorghum bicolor cultivar BTx623 chromosome 2, Sorghum_bicolor_NCBIv3, whole genome shotgun sequence, the genomic segment TCCCGCTCCCCGAACTCCGTCAAACACACCGCGCACTCCGCAGTCTCCGCGCCGGGCCCGGCGGGCACGCCGACGTTCAGGACGAAGAACACCGGGAgcagagacgacgacgacgacagcggcATGGCGCGGCGGGGCGGAGGAGAGGCTGCTGCTGGCAGCGACGTCGTCGACGCACCAGCCGCTGttgccggccgccgccgccgggaggaCGGGGACGATGCTGATGCGGCTGCTGCCTCTGCCTGAGCGGCGTCCTTATTGTAGAGCCAGAGGAAGCGGCCGGTGAGGTAGAGCAGGAGCAGGACGAGTCCGGCGGCCGCGAGGCTCTGCAGGCCCATGTCGTTGAGGAGCGTGTACGCGTCCAgcacgtcgtcgtcggcgggGCTCACGCGGCCGGAGCAGGATGCAGCAGCTTCTTCAATTCGGTGCCGTCGTGCGTCCTCCGATCCATATAGCTCGAGTTGGGAGAAGATGGATATATAGACGACTCCAGGTCGTCCCTGCTCCTGCATGCAGACGAGACGGTGGATGGACAGATCATCAGAATCAGATAGAGAGAGGACTTTTAACATGCATGCGAGATGCTTTCGCACGTCTGGAGAGAACACATGCGGCCTGATGCTGCGACTGTGATGCCGGTGCAGAAATGCGACTCCATGTGTCCGTGTATAATAAGCACAAGGCTATCTCAGCCATCTATATATATCTGACTACTATATATCTCCCTAAATACACGTACTTCATATTGGTAGCCATTAAATATTAGTTTAATCTACAACGTTTTCGTAGTAAGCAAACTATATATGGCTGCAGCAAACACCTCCTCTTATGTATATATCCCggggaaaaaatatatatacagcGGTGTCACACATGTGTTATTGATAACATGTTAGTGCGACACCTGCTCTCTGCTTGACCTTGACGGGACGACGTAGCCGCAGCCGTGTGATGTGGTCAGGACTGCAAAGGGATGCATGGATTTCTGTAATTCTTCTAGGGGTGGCTTAAAAAAAAACAAGCGAAGCTGAAAAATATTATCAGCCCGTGTGGAGCTTCATCACACTCTCTGACGCCCAACCCGGTACAGATGTATGGGCCGTCACGACGCCCGCCGGGTAATGAGTTGGCTGTCTTTTGTTGGGCCAGATCTGGACTGCGTTACCTTTCTTGGGCTGTCAAAGAAGCCCACCTAGTTTTTCTTCTCTACTATTTGGGCTTTTCGAATGTACAGCACAGTACGTACTTAGTCTGTCTGTGTCACACAAAAAAACCGGCAGAGCCTGCATGCAGGGTCTGGACTGATGTATGGTATGGACGTATGGTATCTATGTTACATTACATACACGTCCACACATGACATGTACACCAGTCACTGACGTACATGGCATGCACGTATGTCCGACATATATGATCCTGATCCGTGCCTCCCTCGTGTGGCGCGCCAATGCAATGCAAGCTGGCTCCGATCCCCCGGCCCGTGTTATATTTGTTGTACGTATTTGCTGTATTGCAAACGCCCAATCGCATGTGAATGTACGACGTTGCAGagaatatatatacacacaaggAGCCTGAATCCCCCTGCACCGGCTGCATGCTACCATCGCGTGACATCGACCGGCAACCCGTAGCGTACGTAGCTACTCCCGGCCGACGACCGAGAATCCtatgaccccctggcccctgaccCTGCGTATGAGACATACAACCAAAATTATGTACAACATATATTAATTCAGAAATTACTTATATATGTAGTGTATATATGACGGTTTTGCAGAGAGCGAAGATTGCGCGCGTTACGTACGTACTTATATATTGCTTTTTGATTTTGAATCAAGGTAATTAATTGCATTGACATGGACGTATATCTCACATGCACGCAGATCACACCCGTAGTGATTATAATTTCATAAagagttatatatatatctcacaaGTTGGAGCTAATAATGGATCCACACTACTAACAATACTCAACTCGACTACACTAGTTGCGATCGATTGCGATGACGCGGATGCATATATGTGTCTATTGTCTTCATCAGATCTCACATGCACAGTCATCACATATATATGTGTACACGTTTCAATCATATATCAAAGAAATAAGACGAAACACAGTGTCTGTTATACATATATGTATGTAGGCCAAATgggatcatcacttgctcaccTGCTTAATTTGTCAGTTGGCGCATATTATACTAGCCAGCATACATGCTAGCTTATAGCAGTCCGAGGTCACGAGATACAAAACTCCATGCAGGTAGGCGAACGTAGCCACAGTACGATTCTTAGTCGTCACTCCAGGcccattgcatgcatgcatgtacgctcaccccttcttcctccccggcCCCTCTGATCACTGGTTTTATGATGAGTTCGTTTCTGATCGACGACGCCACTCACCACCACGCAGTGATAGCTTATCTGTGTATTCTAAAACCGATAAGAAAAAGGACTAAAGTTTCAAACATAAATCTTTTTAATTATTAAACCTCTACCCATTGCCGCCTTCCGCAGGCTGGCGATCGTTCATTATCCTCTGTATAATTCGAATGCTGTAACCCCCGCCGGGTAACCGGTGGGCAACATTTGTTCTTTTAATTTGAGATGGTGGGGAAGCTCCCCCCGTtttacttcaaaaaaaaaacctccCAACCCTTTTGCAACAAAGACTAGAATTCAAAATAACCTGCTGCTTCGTGGGAGTTTTAACTTGAGCTTTATCAAACACCTCTTCGCGTGCGCCTTTAGCCACATTGCACTAACTCAAATAAGAatatgatgatttttttttattagtacCTAGTTATATACGTAGACACTCATATATACAGACGCACACTCGTCCCTATAAACACACGCACACATTCCCTACCcgtacagtttttttttttaaaaaccaTGCATTGAGTCCGTCtcaaagcatatatatatatgggtcTAAGGTTAACTAAAACCAACATGTATAGTTCTCCAAATGAATCTAGCAAAATCACTATACAAGAAAAGGTATTGTATTATTTCATTTGTTGTATTTTAACTAAATTGTACTTTGTAAGACTACTAATCAAGCCAAGTATTGTGAAAGGAGAAGTGGGCTTCATGATATCCTCATCGACTCTGGCAATGACGAGGGCAATTCCATGGCGACTA encodes:
- the LOC8074442 gene encoding probable E3 ubiquitin-protein ligase ATL45 gives rise to the protein MLKVLSLSDSDDLSIHRLVCMQEQGRPGVVYISIFSQLELYGSEDARRHRIEEAAASCSGRVSPADDDVLDAYTLLNDMGLQSLAAAGLVLLLLYLTGRFLWLYNKDAAQAEAAAASASSPSSRRRRPATAAGASTTSLPAAASPPPRRAMPLSSSSSLLPVFFVLNVGVPAGPGAETAECAVCLTEFGEREAGRLLPGCGHAFHEQCIATWLRVSTTCPLCRAPVATK